A window from Podospora bellae-mahoneyi strain CBS 112042 chromosome 1 map unlocalized CBS112042p_1, whole genome shotgun sequence encodes these proteins:
- a CDS encoding uncharacterized protein (EggNog:ENOG503NY81; COG:S), with the protein MLNRALSIRSQNRSSTGTTTSTPSQHHRKPFSFPSLRSPTFTQPDLSKRLTRLLKSSSSLTSHHESAAKERLSIATQLSEWGEATQDDSISDISDKIGVLLSEIGEQEDNYAHALDDARAALKVIRNTERSVQPTREGKKKIGDEIAKLKSREPQSTKLVVLEQELVRAEAEGLVAEAQLSNVTRQKLKEAYQAEFLATIERADKQIILARHGLRLLELLDDTPVVPGDVKPAYPHAGQARQILNDAEDDLRDWRPSGLLGEEEDSKMSGSGAAVSQVDKGKEVDRGSMTETVVNVGNGTAAAN; encoded by the exons ATGTT GAACCGCGCCCTCTCAATCCGCTCCCAAAACCGCTCCTCCACGggtaccaccacctccaccccatcccaacaccaccgaaaacccttctccttcccctccctccgctcccCTACCTTCACCCAACCCGACCTCTCCAAACGcctcacccgcctcctcaaatcctcctcctccctcacctcccaccacGAATCCGCAGCCAAAGAGCGCCTCTCCATCGCAACCCAGCTCTCTGAATGGGGTGAGGCAACCCAAGACGACTCCATCTCCGACATCTCGGACAAAATCGGCGTCCTCCTCTCAGAAATAGGCGAGCAAGAAGACAACTACGCCCACGCCCTCGACGACGCGCGCGCAGCGCTAAAGGTGATCAGAAACACTGAACGAAGCGTCCAACCAACaagagagggaaagaagaagatcgGGGATGAGATTGCAAAGTTGAAGAGTAGGGAGCCGCAGTCGACAAaattggtggtgttggagcaGGAGCTTGTCAGGGCTGAGgccgaggggttggttgctgAGGCGCAGTTGAGTAATGTT ACAAGGCAAAAGTTGAAGGAGGCGTACCAGGCCGAGTTTTTGGCTACGATTGAACGGGCGGATAAGCAGATTATTCTTGCGAGGCatgggttgaggttgttggagttgttggaTGATACACCTGTCGTGCCGGGGGATGTCAAACCGGCGTATCCTCATGCTGGGCAGGCGAGGCAGATATTGAatgatgccgaggatgatCTCAGGGATTGGAGGCCTAGTGGGCTGctaggggaggaggaggatagtaAGATGTCCGGCTCTGGGGCGGCAGTATCTCAGGTTGACAAGGGAAAGGAAGTGGATAGGGGGAGCATGACGGAGACGGTGGTCAATGTGGGTAAtgggacggcggcggcgaactga
- a CDS encoding uncharacterized protein (EggNog:ENOG503P62F), translating into MSFLTTTTNLSHSSTLPEGTTHSLALSMLSDYEFFLSCDPVLDSFKPLPPNPSPDLPSSITSQIRTDTHQQQGISYTVIDIVHTTIWDSKVVSTYEFTDITNGVFVRIKSPMGIVMDTVWQVREKQDKKGEWELVEDLEIRCNRLLVGVVKGQCEEGWGKIHGKMIKRLEEDINKAGGK; encoded by the exons ATGTCTT TCctaaccacaaccaccaacctatcccactcctccaccctcccagaaggaaccacccactccctcgccctctccatgCTCTCAGACTACGaattcttcctctcctgcgACCCCGTCCTCGATTCCTtcaaacccctcccaccaaatCCCTCTCCTGACCTTCCCTCAAGTATCACGTCCCAAATCCGAACTGATacccaccaacaacaggGTATCTCCTACACCGTCATCGACATTGTACACACCACAATCTGGGACTCCAAAGTCGTCAGCACGTACGAGTTCACCGACATTACCAATGGGGTCTTTGTTCGAATCAAGTCACCGATGGGGATAGTCATGGATACAGTATGGCAAGTTAGGGAGAAGCAAGATAAGAAAGGGGAgtgggagctggtggaggacttggagATAAGGTGTAACCGGCTgttggtgggtgtggtgaaggggcagtgtgaggaggggtgggggaagaTTCATGGGAAGATGATTAAGAGGTTGGAAGAGGATATCAACAAGGCAGGTGGGAAGTGA
- the CDC54 gene encoding MCM DNA helicase complex subunit (COG:L; EggNog:ENOG503NWYY) yields the protein MSSPSKRSTRSTRSSQAAQSSPAAENSRTPRQTRTSALASSPMVYDSSSPNNAPSSPLRQMSNTQSTAGNNAASSPLRQQTETQSTGDRTPRASGRGLLVGDSSPIRYDESSPGPNLTQQSDLRSESSALFVNERTRPSRSHRGDINPDVIRTPRMPRRIILDDAGRVVRDGSQVGSDAASFSNNNPNTSEANALGGMSQGLVWGTTVSLEDSFAAFKDFLRNFTKKYRMWADGATEADTMGNPEADSKPYWEALENMLLLGSNRLYLDLRDLKAYPRTLKLWHQAQAYPTEIVPVMDQCVHDFMIDLARAEMASQRQASLAGGNMPNPSQSSDLNFPSSDRGEEPSTPRPTQGQQVTLEDQVSAETYVVRPFGIEKNTNLRDLNPSDMDKLVCIKGLVIRTTPVIPDMKDAFFKCSVCGHSVTVELDRGKIREPTECPRNRCKSKNSMQIIHNRCTFTDKQVIKLQETPDDTPAGQTPHSVSICAYNELVDFCKAGDRVEITGIYKVTPVRVNPRMRTVKSVHKTYVDIVHIQKVDKKRMGNDPSVLDLAEEEEAHISGQSLDEIKKISPEDEAKIRETAARADIYELLSRSLAPSIYEMEDVKKGILLQLFGGTNKTFEKGASPRYRGDINVLLCGDPSTSKSQLLGYVHRIAPRGVYTSGKGSSAVGLTAYVTRDPETRQLVLESGALVLSDGGVCCIDEFDKMNESTRSVLHEVMEQQTVSVAKAGIITTLNARTSILASANPIGSRYNPDLSVPQNIDLPPTLLSRFDLVYLILDRADEKQDQRLAKHLLSMYLEDKPDSAHSNNDILPIEFLTSYISYARQKVNPQISNEAAKELVDSYVEMRKLGQDVRAAEKRITATTRQLESMIRLSEAHARMRLSETVTQNDVKEAVRLIKSALKTAATDAQGRIDMSLLTEGTSAADRRKKAEIKDAIVRLLDELTAGGQSVKFAEVARKLSDGASVPVESADFAEAMRTLEMEGAIMVSGEGARKSVRRVTAQV from the exons ATGTCTTCACCATCGAAGCGGTCAACGCGCAGCACCAGGAGTTCCCAGGCTGCTCAGAGCAGCCCCGCTGCTGAGAACTCGAGAACTCCCCGCCAGACTCGGACCTCAGCATTGGCCTCAAGTCCTATGGTATAcgattcctcctctcccaacaaTGCGCCCTCGTCGCCTCTCCGCCAGATGAGCAACACTCAGAGCACCGCCGGAAACAATGCCGCCAGCTCGCCCTTGCGCCAGCAGACCGAGACGCAAAGCACTGGTGATCGAACACCTCGCGCAAGCGGTCGTGGTCTCTTGGTTGGAG ACTCGTCCCCTATCCGCTATGATGAATCCAGCCCAGGgcccaacctcacccagcAGTCGGACCTTCGCAGTGAAAGCAGTGCGCTCTTCGTAAACGAGCGCACAAGACCTTCCAGGTCTCACCGTGGGGATATCAACCCAGATGTCATTCGCACACCACGCATGCCACGCCGAATTATCTTGGATGACGCAGGCCGAGTCGTTCGTGATGGCTCTCAAGTCGGGTCCGACGCcgcttccttctccaacaacaaccccaacacatCTGAGGCAAATGCCCTTGGTGGCATGAGCCAGGGTCTCGTATGGGGTACCACCGTCTCACTTGAAGACTCCTTCGCGGCCTTCAAGGACTTTCTCCGAAACTTCACCAAAAAGTATCGCATGTGGGCGGATGGCGCAACCGAGGCTGACACCATGGGGAATCCCGAGGCGGATTCCAAGCCATATTGGGAGGCTTTGGAGaacatgttgttgctgggcagCAACAGGTTGTACCTTGATCTTCGTGATCTCAAGGCGTACCCGCGAACGCTGAAGCTATGGCATCAAGCCCAGGCCTACCCCACCGAAATTGTTCCAGTCATGGATCAATGCGTGCACGACTTCATGATTGATCTTGCGCGCGCTGAGATGGCTAGTCAAAGACAGGCCTCTCTTGCTGGTGGAAATATGCCCAACCCTTCCCAGAGCTCTGATCTGAACTTCCCCAGTTCTGATCGTGGGGAAGAGCCATCAACTCCCAGGCCTACCCAGGGACAGCAGGTGACCCTTGAAGACCAGGTCTCCGCGGAGACGTATGTTGTGCGCCCATTCGGTATCGAGAAGAATACCAACCTGAGAGATCTCAACCCTTCAGATATGGACAAGCTTGTCTGCATCAAGGGTCTAGTGATCCGTACCACGCCTGTGATTCCCGACATGAAGGACGCTTTCTTCAAGTGCAGTGTTTGCGGACACTCCGTCACCGTTGAGTTGGACCGTGGCAAGATTCGGGAGCCGACTGAGTGCCCTCGCAATCGTTGCAAGTCCAAGAACTCGATGCAGATTATCCACAATCGCTGCACATTCACGGATAAGCAAGTAATCAAGCTGCAGGAGACTCCTGATGACACGCCTGCTGGCCAGACGCCTCATTCCGTTTCCATCTGCGCTTACAACGAGCTGGTTGACTTTTGCAAGGCCGGTGACCGTGTAGAGATTACGGGTATCTACAAGGTTACTCCTGTGCGTGTCAACCCTCGCATGCGGACGGTCAAGAGTGTGCACAAGACGTATGTGGACATTGTCCATATCCAGAAGgtcgacaagaagagaaTGGGCAATGACCCTTCTGTTCTTGACttggctgaggaggaagaggcccATATCAGCGGCCAGAGTCTTGATGAGATCAAAAAGATCTCGCCAGAGGATGAGGCCAAGATCAGGGAGACTGCTGCTCGTGCCGACATCTACGAGCTTTTGTCCCGGTCTCTCGCTCCATCAATCTACGAAATGGAGGATGTCAAGAAGGgtatcctcctccagctgttTGGTGGTACCAACAAAACATTTGAAAAGGGCGCCAGTCCCCGCTACCGTGGCGATATCAACGTCCTGTTGTGTGGTGACCCTTCAACGTCCAAGTCTCAGCTTTTGGGTTACGTCCACCGCATCGCCCCCCGCGGTGTGTACACCAGCGGCAAGGGTTCCTCTGCGGTCGGTCTTACAGCCTATGTCACCCGCGACCCAGAGACCAGACAGCTGGTTCTCGAGTCCGGCGCCTTGGTCTTGTCCGACGGTGGTGTGTGCTGCATTGACGAGTTTGACAAGATGAACGAGTCCACTCGCTCTGTTCTCCACGAAGTGATGGAACAGCAGACCGTCTCTGTCGCCAAGGCaggcatcatcaccaccctcaacgccAGGACTTCCATCCTAGCCTCTGCCAACCCGATCGGCAGTCGTTACAACCCTGACCTCTCCGTCCCGCAAAACATTGATCTTCCCCCTACCCTACTCTCCCGTTTTGATCTGGTCTATCTCATCCTCGATCGAGCCGACGAGAAGCAAGATCAGCGCTTGGCTAAGCATTTGCTGTCCATGTATCTCGAGGACAAGCCTGACTCGGCCCACTCCAACAATGATATCCTG CCAATCGAATTCCTCACCTCTTACATCTCCTACGCCCGCCAAAAAGTCAACCCCCAGATCTCCAACGAAGCCGCCAAGGAGCTCGTCGACTCGTACGTCGAGATGCGCAAGCTCGGCCAGGACGTCCGCGCCGCAGAGAAGCGCATCACGGCCACCACCCGTCAGCTCGAGAGCATGATTCGTCTCTCTGAGGCTCACGCTCGCATGCGTCTCTCCGAGACGGTCACTCAAAATGACGTAAAGGAGGCCGTGAGGCTGATCAAATCCGCCCTCAAGACGGCGGCGACGGATGCGCAGGGCAGAATCGACATGAGTCTCCTCACTGAAGGCACGTCGGCGGCGGACAGAAGGAAGAAGGCTGAGATCAAGGACGCCATTGTCAGACTGTTGGACGAGCTGACTGCCGGCGGGCAATCAGTCAAGTTCGCCGAAGTAGCCAGGAAGTTATCAGATGGTGCCAGCGTGCCGGTGGAGTCGGCCGATTTTGCCGAGGCGATGAGGACGCTAGAGATGGAGGGTGCCATCATGGTCAGTGGAGAGGGTGCGAGAAAGAGTGTAAGAAGGGTCACGGCTCAAGTGTAA
- a CDS encoding uncharacterized protein (EggNog:ENOG503NZCA; COG:T) — protein MSNLQVRNSDYFSSATRQKAMEDAKKMQASVQDECVKAGKEVPPYLLQELIGKGSFGRVYKATDLNTKALVAVKIIDIEESDTLNPKLADTYSEFMKEISALKILSDSGARNINLILDALPVGQAMWMVTEYCAGGSVATLMKPTAPGGLQEKWIIPILREVAEAVYWVHKEGIIHRDIKCANVLVTESGAVQLCDFGVAGIVETKLDKRSTFIGTPHWMAPELFDPVPSYSTPVDIWAFGSLVYEIASGLPPNVMQGFNIPQLGNYIKHNAPRLEGDQYSDQIKDLVAFCLVEDPAKRPTIEQVQRHPYIANTEGTHPTSNLANLVKAYKLWEGQGGIRKSLFAPVGAQGPSDYTSTALANDEWNFSTTVDFDQQLMNTDAQAVYDVYGTNVEFDFNEQFAPPPKQKARRRLPPQLQPAVKAPLEKLFDPNTISGYEENSRAYYGRPPPPPTSTSDLPLRDDSLHSTLRESLIDLDMSFDGDDLSQFVDIETNMETIRAGMRAPSESDFAENTLTAADSNNSNDLNKPPRSDPADFNPNRRTQDWKFPSMAAPASATSEMFRFPAISEDRPGPLAPAPTNDRPPLIHHQTDPLGMHSEPYVELMTPNQFQDNRASVGSLIDLDESLAMPEYTRPSTANSDVASMAGSDIGGANPFDLERHASLYQPFQTNSTNGSFGGSVGPPSGIREPSIYISDDTDFSRLSLASAPEDQIVIPDFSTPPPSSVNGGGGGGGSRAQSRAHSRADSYDEDGYSANEYGGDSEYLTMMGGGGSTGGSGRRSRAQSNASVQLQLPRMLGMSGNGGEYSDRRGERMVNGGGMNMNGGGMGMGGEMPALPGPPNARVMQGMASREETREDVMRLLSSFSEHLSFANVHVSALPVRAGRRGSETYAPS, from the coding sequence ATGTCGAACCTCCAAGTACGCAACTCAGACTACTTCTCTTCTGCCACCCGGCAGAAGGCCATGGAGGACGCAAAGAAGATGCAAGCATCCGTCCAAGATGAATGCGTCAAGGCCGGAAAAGAAGTACCGCCATACCTCCTTCAGGAGCTGATAGGGAAGGGAAGCTTTGGTCGGGTGTACAAGGCGACTGATTTGAACACGAAAGCCCTGGTGGCCGTCAAAATCATCGACATTGAAGAGAGCGACACCCTCAACCCGAAATTGGCTGATACCTACAGCGAGTTCATGAAGGAAATCAGCGCCCTCAAAATCCTCAGCGACAGTGGGGCGAGAAACATCAACCTCATTCTCGATGCGCTGCCAGTCGGTCAGGCCATGTGGATGGTGACAGAGTACTGCGCTGGAGGCAGTGTGGCGACCCTCATGAAGCCGACAGCTCCGGGAGGCTTGCAAGAGAAGTGGATTATTCCGATTTTGAGAGAGGTGGCGGAGGCTGTGTATTGGGTGCACAAAGAAGGCATCATTCACCGCGACATCAAGTGCGCCAATGTGCTGGTCACAGAGAGCGGAGCGGTTCAACTATGCGATTTCGGCGTTGCTGGCATTGTTGAAACGAAGCTTGATAAGCGGTCGACCTTTATCGGCACGCCTCACTGGATGGCCCCCGAGCTGTTCGACCCTGTGCCTTCTTACAGCACACCCGTCGACATCTGGGCCTTTGGTTCTCTGGTGTATGAGATTGCGTCTGGTCTGCCTCCCAACGTCATGCAAGGGTTTAACATACCCCAGCTTGGCAATTACATCAAGCATAACGCCCCACGGCTGGAAGGTGATCAGTACTCGGACCAGATCAAGGATCTTGTTGCTTTCTGCTTGGTCGAAGACCCAGCAAAGCGACCGACTATTGAGCAGGTTCAACGGCATCCATATATTGCTAATACCGAGGGCACACATCCTACCTCGAACCTTGCCAACCTCGTAAAGGCCTACAAGCTCTGGGAAGGACAGGGAGGCATCAGAAAGTCGCTCTTTGCTCCTGTTGGCGCGCAGGGCCCGTCCGACTACACGTCCACTGCTTTGGCCAACGATGAGTGGAACTTCAGCACGACAGTCGACTTTGACCAGCAGCTCATGAACACTGATGCCCAAGCAGTGTATGATGTCTACGGCACAAACGTGGAGTTTGACTTTAATGAGCAGTttgcaccccctcccaagcaGAAAGCGCGGCGTCGCCTACCTCCCCAGTTGCAACCAGCCGTCAAGGCTCCCCTCGAAAAGCTCTTTGATCCCAACACAATCTCGGGCTACGAAGAGAACTCTCGTGCGTATTACGGCAgacccccacctcccccaacctcaacatctGATCTTCCGTTGAGGGACGATTCTCTTCATTCCACCTTGCGAGAGTCCCTCATCGATCTCGACATGTCTTTCGATGGCGATGATCTCTCTCAGTTTGTCGACATCGAAACCAACATGGAAACCATCCGCGCCGGCATGCGAGCTCCCAGCGAGTCAGATTTTGCGGAGAACACCCTCACCGCGgccgacagcaacaacagcaacgaccTGAACAAGCCTCCCCGAAGTGACCCTGCAgacttcaaccccaaccgccGCACCCAAGACTGGAAATTCCCCTCCATGGCAGCCCCCGCATCAGCTACATCAGAAATGTTCCGCTTCCCAGCCATCAGCGAAGACAGACCTGGCCCCCTCGCCCCAGCACCCACCAACGACCGCCCCCCTCtcattcaccaccaaaccgaTCCCTTGGGTATGCACTCAGAGCCCTACGTCGAGCTCATGACCCCCAACCAATTCCAAGACAACCGCGCCTCTGTCGGGAGTCTGATCGACCTTGACGAAAGTCTCGCCATGCCGGAGTACACAAGACCGTCAACCGCCAACAGCGACGTCGCCTCCATGGCGGGATCTGACATCGGCGGCGCCAACCCCTTTGACCTCGAACGCCACGCCTCGCTGTATCAACCCTTCcaaaccaacagcaccaacgGCAGCTTCGGCGGGAGTGTTGGACCACCGAGCGGCATCAGGGAACCGTCCATTTACATATCTGACGACACGGATTTCTCTCGTCTTAGTCTGGCGAGCGCACCCGAGGATCAGATTGTGATTCCGGACTTTAgcacgccgccgccgagcaGTGTTaatggtgggggtgggggtgggggctCGAGGGCGCAGTCGAGGGCGCATTCGAGGGCGGATAGttatgatgaggatggatATTCGGCTAATGAGTATGGCGGTGATTCGGAGTATCTGACtatgatgggtggtggtgggtcgacgggggggagtgggaggaggtcgagggcgCAGAGTAATGCTAGTGTGCAGTTGCAGCTGCCGAGGATGTTGGGGATGAGCGGTAATGGGGGGGAGTATAGTGataggaggggggagaggatggtgaatgggggtgggatgaacatgaatggtggtgggatggggatgggtggCGAGATGCCTGCGCTGCCAGGGCCGCCGAATGCGAGGGTGATGCAGGGGATGGCGAGTAGggaggagacgagggaggatgtgatgaggttgttgtcgagCTTTTCGGAGCATTTGAGCTTTGCAAATGTGCATGTTTCTGCGTTGCCGGTGAGGGcagggcggagaggaagtgAGACTTATGCTCCTTCTTGA
- the COQ6 gene encoding putative ubiquinone biosynthesis monooxygenase (EggNog:ENOG503NV68; COG:C; COG:H; BUSCO:EOG09261031), translated as MEALLRRRAVYVCQSCVRSARQPLWRNYSSAPPRPDIYDVVCVGGGPAGLSLLTALRANPNTSHLRVALVEAQDLSKIRSWSLPPTKFSNRCSSLTPSSVKFLEQIGAWEHMARDRVQPYQEMQVWDGVTGARIEFDWAGAAPNTGTTIAYMTENMNLTSGLLKRLEELGGVSTFDNTRVENITHGEETEELDLREWPVVQLSGGKQLCARLLVGADGANSPVRSFANIEAKGWDYNRHGVVATVELEGEGWGGEFTKIAYQRFLPTGPVAMLPMPGKYSTLVWSTTPSNAALLKSLSPKDFTAMVNAAFTLSTVDLEYMHTQKSGQEEEYSWRMEHTPVDHRAVPQVVTGVQEGTVASFPLKLRHADTYVAERVALVGDAAHTIHPLAGQGLNQGQGDVQSLAKTIEYAVTHGQDIGVGMSLESYVSERYAANHVLLGVCDKLHKLYSFGSGPLVPLRSLGLSAVNALGPLKTFVMNQAAGNGMKLF; from the exons ATGGAAGCTCTCCTCAGAAGACGAGCGGTATATGTGTGCCAAAGCTGCGTTCGGAGCGCTCGGCAACCGCTCTGGCGCAACTACTCCAGTGCTCCCCCTCGACCGGATATCTACGATGTGGTATGTGTGGGTGGAGGGCCTGCTGGTCTCAGTCTCTTGACTGCTTTAC GCGcaaaccccaacacctcccacctccgAGTTGCCCTTGTCGAAGCCCAAGATCTCTCCAAAATCAGATCATGGAGCCTTCCACCAACCAAGTTTTCGAATCGATGCAGCTCCCTCACGCCCTCCTCGGTCAAGTTTCTCGAGCAGATTGGGGCATGGGAGCACATGGCCCGAGACCGGGTACAGCCATATCAGGAGATGCAAGTCTGGGATGGAGTAACTGGCGCTAGGATCGAATTCGACTGGGCGGGTGCTGCCCCAAATACCGGAACAACAATTGCCTACATGACAGAGAACATGAATCTGACGTCTGGTCTGCTGAAGcggctggaggagcttggtggAGTGTCTACCTTCGACAACACAAGGGTGGAAAATATCACACACGGCGAGGAAACAGAGGAACTGGATCTGCGGGAATGGCCGGTAGTACAGCTGTCTGGGGGGAAGCAACTCTGTGCCAGGCTTCTGGTTGGGGCGGATGGAGCCAACAGCCCTGTGAGGTCCTTTGCGAATATCGAGGCCAAGGGATGGGATTACAACCGCCATGGTGTGGTAGCGACTGTGGAATTGGAAGGTgagggctggggtggtgagtTCACCAAGATTGCTTATCAAAGGTTCCTACCGACTGGCCCAGTTGCCATGCTGCCAATGCCTGGCAAATACTCTACACTGGTCTGGTCCACCACGCCGAGCAACGCGGCCCTTCTCAAGAGCCTCTCGCCGAAGGATTTCACCGCCATGGTCAATGCTGCCTTCACGTTAAGTACAGTTGACCTGGAATACATGCACACTCAGAAATCTGGACAAGAGGAAGAATATTCATGGAGAATGGAACACACTCCTGTTGACCACCGCGCAGTTCCTCAGGTTGTCACGGGCGTCCAAGAAGGCACAGTTGCTTCCTTTCCCCTGAAGTTACGACACGCGGACACCTATGTTGCCGAACGAGTGGCCCTAGTCGGTGACGCCGCTCACACCATTCACCCGCTTGCCGGTCAAGGTTTGAACCAAGGTCAGGGCGACGTACAAAGTCTCGCAAAGACCATCGAGTACGCTGTTACACATGGGCAAGATATCGGTGTGGGCATGTCGTTGGAGTCATATGTTTCTGAACGATATGCCGCCAATCACGTCCTCCTCGGAGTCTGCGATAAGCTCCACAAGCTGTACTCCTTTGGCAGCGGACCTCTGGTGCCATTGAGATCGTTGGGGCTGTCCGCCGTCAACGCTCTCGGACCCCTGAAAACCTTTGTCATGAACCAGGCGGCCGGGAATGGGATGAAGCTCTTTTGA
- a CDS encoding uncharacterized protein (BUSCO:EOG09262FW1; COG:J; EggNog:ENOG503NU6F), with product MSTTNPPPPPPKLKTRILTIPPSSPLGSWSSPNSLQTWTLPPTPLIPPSLTLAATALTTSTASSFSTPVAFPTETVYGLGADATSSTAVKGIYTAKGRPSDNPLIVHVSDLSMLSTLSTIPEIYHELISKFWPGPLTILLPVPTSGQLLAPEVTAGLTTFGARMPDSPLARALIQLVGKPLAAPSANASTRPSPTKAVHVLEDLEGKIELILDGGDCAVGVESTVVDGLCNPPVVLRPGGVGIEEIRQVKGWEGVVKGYKDRSEVGEGHKPRAPGMKYKHYSPRARVVLFEGHKPVNVGKELEGGGQKKVGVIRTGEWEGLVGETEGRIESEEGGFAVRQGSLRDEEGKELATVLDVDLGRDVKGVAHGLFAALRELDRLGADIIFVEGVSDGDDIAAAVMNRLRKAASEIRP from the coding sequence AtgtcaaccaccaacccaccaccaccaccccctaAACTCAAAACCCGCATCCTtaccatccctccctcctcccctttaGGATCCTGGTCCTCTCCCAACTCCCTCCAAACCTggaccctccccccaacccccctcatccccccctccctcaccctcgcagcaacagccctcacaacctccaccgcctcctccttcagcaCACCCGTAGCCTTCCCGACCGAAACCGTCTACGGCCTCGGCGCCGATGCAACCTCGTCAACAGCCGTGAAAGGGATTTACACGGCAAAAGGCCGACCAAGCGACAACCCTCTCATCGTCCACGTCTCCGACCTCTCCATGCTCAGCACCCTTTCCACCATTCCAGAGATTTACCACGAGTTAATCTCCAAGTTCTGGCCTGGACCACTGACAATCTTACTCCCTGTCCCGACCTCCGGTCAGCTGCTAGCCCCAGAGGTAACGGCTGGACTGACCACCTTTGGCGCGAGGATGCCTGACTCCCCGTTGGCAAGAGCGTTGATTCAACTGGTGGGCAAGCCGCTCGCTGCTCCGTCCGCAAACGCCAGTACGCGCCCTAGCCCGACAAAGGCTGTGCATGtgttggaggatttggaggggaagattgAGCTGATTCTGGATGGGGGGGATTGTGCAGTGGGGGTTGAGTCGACTGTTGTTGACGGGTTATGCAACCCACCGGTGGTTCTGAGGCCAGGAGGGGTAGGCATCGAGGAGATAAGACAAGtcaaggggtgggagggggtggtgaaggggtaTAAAGACAGGAGcgaggtcggggaggggcATAAGCCGAGGGCGCCGGGGATGAAGTACAAGCATTACAGCCCccgggcgagggtggtgcttTTTGAGGGGCATAAACCCGTCAATGTGGgaaaggagctggaggggggcGGGCAAAAAAAGGTGGGGGTTATCAGGACGGGGgaatgggaggggttggttggggagacAGAGGGGAGGATAgagagtgaggagggtggttttGCTGTTCGGcaggggagtttgagggatgaggaagggaaggagtTGGCCACGGTGTTGGATGTTGATCTGGGACGGGATGTTAAAGGGGTGGCTCATGGGTTGTTTGCTGCTTTGAGGGAGCTGGATAGGCTGGGGGCTGATATTATTTTTGTGGAAGGGGTTagtgatggggatgatatTGCTGCTGCGGTTATGAACCGACTTCGCAAGGCAGCATCCGAGATTAGGCCTTAA
- the RET3 gene encoding Golgi-to-ER vesicle coat component (COG:U; BUSCO:EOG09264OBA; EggNog:ENOG503P183): MAPGMSLYSVNAILILSSEDGSRIFSKWYSPPHQAANQQPSSTAAPASAQNPFADKTAQVRFEKALLQKTAKQTGDILLFDNRIVLYKMEADVAIYVVGGVEENEILLYNVLLALRDALHLLFKQSVDKRTIIENYDLVSLAIDEIVDDGVVLETDPTIIVQRCSKAPNQDTNLGRIDPFTEQGMNNLAQIGKSKILEWMR, translated from the exons ATGGCCCCAGGAATGTCGCTGTACAGCGTCAACGCTATCC TAATCCTCTCCAGCGAAGACGGCTCCCGCATCTTCTCCAAATGGTAcagccctccccaccaagccGCCAACCAGCAGCCCTccagcaccgccgcccccgccTCCGCTCAGAACCCCTTCGCCGACAAGACGGCCCAAGTCCGCTTCGAGAaggccctcctccaaaagaCGGCCAAGCAAACAGGAGACATCCTTCTATTCGACAACCGGATCGTGCTTTATAAGATGGAGGCTG ACGTGGCAATCTACGTCGTTGGCGGTGTCGAAGAAAACGAAATCCTCCTCTACAACgttctcctcgccctccgcgacgccctccacctcctcttcaagcAGTCGGTCGACAAGCGCACCATCATCGAGAACTACGacctcgtctccctcgccatcgacgagattgttgatgatggtgtggtctTGGAGACGGACCCGACTATCATCGTGCAGCGGTGCTCCAAGGCGCCAAATCAAGACACCAACCTGGGGCGTATCGACCCCTTCACCGAGCAGGGCATGAACAACTTGGCGCAAATAGGCAAGTCCAAGATTTTGGAGTGGATGCGGTAG